In Elephas maximus indicus isolate mEleMax1 chromosome 7, mEleMax1 primary haplotype, whole genome shotgun sequence, the following proteins share a genomic window:
- the LOC126080411 gene encoding olfactory receptor 1013-like — protein MEMDNHTVTEFILVGFTTDPMMQLILFVVFLAVYSAALVGNTMLITLICNDSQLHTPMYFFIGHLSFLDFWYSSVNTPKILKTCISEDKSISFAGCVAQFFFSAGLGFSECYLLATMAYDRYVAISKPLLYSQAMSIWLCTFLVAASYLGGFINSYIISKRTFALNFCGDNVIDDFSCDLLPLMKLACGRKDGYQALLYFLLASNVIISLVLILASYLFIITTILRIRSTQGRLKAFSTCSSHLISVTLYYGSILYIYRHPRSSYSMERDKIVSTFYTVVFPTLNPMIYSLRNKDVKHAL, from the coding sequence ATGGAGATGGACAATCACACCGTGACTGAGTTCATCCTAGTGGGCTTCACAACAGACCCTATGATGCAGTTGATCCTATTTGTGGTGTTCCTTGCTGTGTACTCTGCGGCCCTGGTAGGAAATACCATGCTCATAACATTAATCTGTAATGACTCCCagctccacacacccatgtattttTTCATTGGCCACCTGTCATTCCTGGATTTCTGGTATTCCTCTGTCAACACCCCAAAGATCCTAAAGACTTGCATCTCTGAGGACAAAAGCATTTCCTTTGCTGGTTGTGTAGCTCAGTTCTTCTTCTCTGCTGGGCTGGGATTTAGTGAGTGTTACTTGTTGGCCACCATggcttatgaccgctatgtggctatCTCAAAACCACTGCTTTATTCTCAGGCAATGTCCATATGGCTGTGCACATTTTTGGTAGCAGCCTCATATCTTGGTGGATTTATTAACTCTTACATCATCAGCAAAAGAACTTTTGCATTGAACTTCTGTGGTGACAATGTCATTGATGACTTTTCCTGTGACTTACTTCCCCTGATGAAGCTGGCTTGTGGCAGAAAAGATGGTTACCAGGCTCTACTGTATTTTCTCCTGGCCTCCAATGTCATCATCTCCCTTGTGCTCATCCTCGCCTCCTATCTCTTTATCATTACCACCATCTTGAGGATCCGCTCCACCCAGGGTCGCCTCAAAGCCTTCTCTACCTGCTCCTCCCACTTGATTTCTGTCACCTTATACTACGGCTCCATTCTCTACATCTACCGTCACCCCCGATCTAGCTATTCCATGGAAAGGGACAAAATAGTTTCCACCTTTTACACTGTGGTCTTTCCCACATTGAATCCTatgatctacagcctgaggaataaggatgtgaAACATGCTCTGTAA